Proteins encoded within one genomic window of Sphingosinicella ginsenosidimutans:
- a CDS encoding replicative DNA helicase has translation MASQPFAIVEPAAPDAQSLPCNVEAEAALLGALMIDNRLAEDVQTKLRPDHFFEPLHGRIYEQILRLIDRNMIANPVTLKPLFESDEQMKELGGPAYLAQLTGSGAAIIGARDFAEQVYDLALLRALVGVGREMVERAMDTSEEVEPKGQIEAAESALYKVAEEGGGEGSVKSFGLATRMAVQMAEKALNSGGGLSGLTTGLETVNAKTGGLHNSDLVILAGRPGMGKTALATNIAFNTARRWLQEEEDGIDPTKRAGAGVAFFSLEMSADQLATRILAENSGISSEALRMGKISQHDFRNLARAAAELESLPLYIDDTPGLTIAALRTRARRLKRQRNIGFIVVDYLQLLQGTGRGGNDNRVQEISEISRGLKTLAKELSVPVLALSQLSRAVEQREDKRPQLSDLRESGSIEQDADMVWFVYREEYYLAARQPAEDHPDFPKWQEEMARAYGLAELLVAKQRHGSTGKVRLKFEAKITRFSDHVDESHLPEIRG, from the coding sequence ATGGCTTCCCAACCCTTCGCGATCGTCGAACCCGCCGCGCCCGACGCGCAGTCGCTGCCCTGCAACGTGGAGGCGGAGGCGGCGCTGCTCGGCGCGCTGATGATCGACAACCGGCTTGCAGAGGACGTCCAGACGAAGCTGCGGCCCGACCATTTCTTCGAGCCGCTGCACGGGCGGATCTACGAGCAGATCCTGCGCCTCATCGATCGCAACATGATCGCCAACCCGGTGACGCTGAAGCCGCTGTTCGAGTCGGACGAGCAGATGAAGGAGCTTGGCGGCCCGGCCTATCTGGCGCAGCTCACCGGATCGGGCGCCGCGATCATCGGGGCGCGCGACTTCGCCGAGCAGGTCTATGATCTCGCCCTGCTGCGCGCGCTCGTCGGCGTCGGCCGCGAGATGGTCGAGCGGGCGATGGACACCAGCGAGGAGGTCGAGCCCAAGGGCCAGATCGAGGCGGCCGAATCGGCGCTCTACAAGGTCGCGGAGGAAGGGGGCGGCGAAGGATCGGTGAAGAGCTTCGGCCTCGCCACCCGAATGGCCGTGCAGATGGCGGAAAAGGCGCTGAACAGCGGCGGCGGCCTGTCCGGCCTCACCACCGGGCTGGAGACGGTCAACGCGAAGACCGGCGGTCTCCACAATTCCGATCTCGTCATCCTTGCCGGTCGTCCGGGCATGGGGAAGACCGCGCTCGCCACGAACATCGCCTTCAACACCGCCCGCCGCTGGCTTCAGGAGGAAGAGGACGGGATCGATCCGACGAAGCGGGCCGGTGCCGGCGTCGCCTTCTTCAGCCTCGAAATGTCGGCCGACCAGCTCGCCACCCGTATCCTCGCGGAAAATAGCGGGATCAGCTCCGAAGCCTTGCGCATGGGCAAGATCAGCCAGCACGATTTCCGCAACCTCGCCCGCGCCGCCGCCGAACTGGAAAGCCTGCCGCTCTATATCGACGACACGCCCGGCCTCACCATCGCGGCGCTCAGGACCCGCGCGCGGCGGCTGAAGCGGCAACGCAATATCGGCTTCATCGTCGTCGACTATCTCCAGCTCCTCCAGGGCACGGGCCGCGGCGGCAACGACAATCGAGTCCAGGAGATTTCGGAAATCTCGCGCGGGCTCAAGACGCTCGCCAAGGAATTGAGCGTCCCGGTGCTGGCGCTCTCGCAGCTCTCCCGCGCGGTCGAGCAGCGCGAGGACAAGAGGCCGCAGCTTTCGGATCTTCGCGAATCCGGATCGATCGAGCAGGACGCCGACATGGTGTGGTTCGTCTACCGCGAGGAATATTATCTCGCCGCCCGCCAGCCGGCCGAGGATCATCCCGATTTCCCGAAATGGCAGGAAGAGATGGCGCGCGCCTATGGCCTTGCGGAGCTTCTCGTCGCCAAGCAGCGCCACGGCTCCACCGGCAAGGTCCGGCTGAAGTTCGAGGCCAAGATCACCCGCTTCAGCGACCATGTCGACGAGAGCCATCTACCCGAGATTCGGGGGTGA
- a CDS encoding ABC transporter ATP-binding protein has translation MLELNDVSHVYANGTRALDHVTLSIPRGMYGLLGPNGAGKSTLMRTIATLQTPSEGAIRFGEIDVIAEPEKLRRTLGYLPQDFGVYPRVSAYDMLDHMAVLKGVASKSDRKAIVESLLGQTNLWSVRKKALAGFSGGMRQRFGIAQALIGNPELIIVDEPTAGLDPEERNRFLNLLAEIGENVVVILSTHIVEDVSDLCPRMAVIADGRIRLEGAPAELIARTRGHIWTKTIDRDALDAAREKHEVISTRLFAGRTVIHVLSESDPGDGFAPVQGGLEDVYFSTLAQSRRAA, from the coding sequence ATGCTCGAGCTCAATGATGTCAGCCATGTCTATGCCAATGGCACGCGGGCGCTCGATCATGTGACCCTGTCGATCCCGCGCGGCATGTATGGGCTGCTCGGGCCCAACGGCGCCGGCAAGTCGACGCTGATGCGGACGATCGCGACGCTCCAGACGCCGAGCGAAGGCGCGATCCGCTTCGGGGAGATCGACGTCATCGCCGAGCCCGAAAAGCTGCGCCGGACGCTCGGCTACCTCCCCCAGGATTTCGGCGTCTATCCGCGCGTCTCCGCCTATGACATGCTCGACCATATGGCGGTGCTGAAGGGCGTCGCGTCGAAATCGGATCGCAAGGCGATTGTGGAAAGCCTGCTCGGCCAGACCAATTTGTGGTCCGTCCGCAAGAAGGCGCTGGCCGGCTTTTCGGGCGGGATGCGCCAGCGCTTCGGCATCGCCCAGGCCCTGATCGGCAATCCCGAGCTCATCATCGTCGACGAGCCGACCGCCGGCCTCGATCCGGAGGAGCGCAACCGCTTCCTCAACCTGCTCGCCGAGATCGGCGAGAATGTCGTCGTCATCCTGTCGACCCACATCGTCGAGGACGTGTCGGACCTCTGCCCCCGCATGGCGGTAATCGCCGACGGGCGCATCCGCCTGGAAGGCGCGCCGGCCGAGCTGATCGCCAGGACGCGCGGCCATATCTGGACCAAGACGATCGACCGCGACGCGCTCGATGCCGCGCGCGAGAAGCATGAGGTGATCTCGACCCGCCTGTTCGCCGGACGCACCGTGATCCACGTCCTGTCCGAAAGCGACCCCGGCGACGGCTTCGCGCCGGTCCAGGGCGGGCTCGAGGATGTCTATTTCTCGACCCTCGCCCAATCGCGCCGCGCGGCCTGA
- a CDS encoding NADPH-dependent FMN reductase, protein MPQDRQIAVIVGSLRRESFSRKVALNLARLAPAHLKLGIVEIGDLPHYNEDAEKDGPPAEWTRFRSQVAPADGVLFVTPEYNRSIPGALKNAIDVGSRPYGKSVWAKKPAAIVSVTPGALGAFGANHHLRQSAVFLDLPMMPQPEAYLSGVGKWFGEDGRITSEDTNRFLAGFMSAYADWVEKLLRGPGELADDARGTI, encoded by the coding sequence ATGCCACAGGACCGCCAGATCGCCGTCATCGTCGGAAGCCTCCGGCGCGAATCCTTCTCGCGCAAGGTCGCGCTCAATCTCGCCCGGCTGGCGCCCGCGCATCTCAAGCTCGGCATCGTCGAGATCGGCGATCTTCCGCATTATAACGAGGATGCCGAGAAGGACGGGCCGCCGGCCGAATGGACCCGGTTCCGGTCGCAGGTCGCCCCTGCCGACGGCGTCCTTTTCGTCACGCCCGAATATAATCGATCGATCCCGGGGGCGCTCAAGAATGCGATCGACGTCGGCTCGCGGCCTTATGGAAAATCGGTGTGGGCGAAGAAGCCGGCGGCGATCGTCAGCGTGACGCCCGGCGCGCTCGGCGCGTTCGGGGCGAACCATCATCTGCGCCAGTCCGCGGTCTTCCTCGATCTGCCGATGATGCCGCAGCCCGAAGCCTATCTCTCCGGGGTCGGCAAATGGTTCGGCGAGGACGGGCGGATCACCAGCGAGGATACGAACAGGTTCCTCGCCGGCTTCATGTCCGCTTATGCCGACTGGGTGGAAAAGCTGCTCCGCGGCCCCGGCGAGCTCGCCGACGATGCACGCGGCACCATCTAG
- the astD gene encoding succinylglutamate-semialdehyde dehydrogenase: MTLISIEPATGQTLWTGETGDVDAAVAAARAAWSGWASKPFSVRVETMRRFANVARGKLDAFADLIARETGKPLWEARTEAEAVINKVDISVAAYADRTAQRRLEGAMGTRVAVRHKPHGVLGVLGPYNFPAHLPNGHMVPALIAGNAVVFKPSEKTPAVGEYLIGLYREAGVPEGVVGCVQGGADTGKALAGHSGLDGLLFTGSARAGLALNRQFADVPHKILALEMGGNNPIVVWDAKDLHAAAAIVVQSAYMTAGQRCTAARRLIVREGEHEALAETIVKILDRLIVDHPHATPAPYMGPVIDNDAADRLQADVLDLMGKGGRALRRLDRKVSDKPFLTPALIDVTDVEKRPDAELFGPVLQMIRVPDFDAALAEANATRYGLAASLIGGAPELYDRFWSTVRAGVINWNKPTNGAPSSAPFGGIGLSGNHRPSAYYAADYCAYPVTSSEAEAARATIGVGLADPASAAANNLEG, from the coding sequence ATGACCCTGATCTCGATCGAACCCGCCACCGGCCAGACGCTCTGGACCGGGGAGACCGGCGATGTGGACGCCGCGGTCGCGGCCGCGCGCGCCGCCTGGTCCGGCTGGGCCTCCAAGCCCTTTTCGGTGCGGGTGGAGACGATGCGGCGCTTCGCCAATGTGGCGCGAGGCAAGCTCGACGCCTTTGCGGACCTCATCGCGCGCGAGACCGGCAAGCCGCTGTGGGAGGCCCGCACCGAGGCCGAGGCGGTCATCAACAAGGTCGACATCTCGGTCGCGGCCTATGCCGATCGTACTGCCCAGCGCCGTCTTGAAGGCGCGATGGGAACGCGCGTCGCGGTTCGCCACAAGCCGCATGGCGTACTCGGCGTGCTCGGCCCCTATAATTTCCCGGCGCACCTGCCCAACGGCCACATGGTCCCGGCGCTGATCGCCGGCAATGCGGTCGTGTTCAAGCCGAGCGAGAAGACGCCGGCGGTCGGCGAATATCTGATCGGCCTCTACCGCGAGGCTGGCGTGCCCGAAGGCGTGGTCGGCTGCGTCCAGGGCGGCGCGGACACCGGCAAGGCGCTTGCCGGGCATTCCGGGCTCGACGGGCTGCTCTTCACCGGATCGGCGCGCGCGGGGCTCGCCCTCAACCGCCAGTTCGCCGATGTGCCGCACAAGATCCTCGCCCTCGAAATGGGCGGCAACAACCCGATCGTCGTGTGGGACGCCAAGGACCTCCACGCCGCCGCCGCGATCGTCGTCCAGTCCGCCTACATGACCGCCGGGCAGCGCTGCACCGCGGCGCGCCGCCTGATCGTTCGCGAGGGCGAGCATGAGGCTTTGGCGGAGACGATCGTGAAGATCCTTGATCGCCTGATCGTCGATCATCCCCATGCCACGCCCGCCCCCTATATGGGCCCGGTGATCGACAATGACGCCGCGGATCGACTCCAGGCCGATGTCCTCGATCTCATGGGCAAGGGCGGGCGCGCATTACGACGGCTGGACCGAAAGGTCTCGGACAAGCCGTTCCTCACCCCGGCGCTCATCGACGTGACGGATGTCGAAAAGCGGCCCGATGCGGAGCTGTTCGGCCCCGTCCTCCAGATGATCCGCGTCCCGGATTTCGACGCCGCGCTCGCCGAAGCCAATGCGACCCGCTACGGCCTCGCCGCCAGCCTGATCGGCGGCGCGCCCGAGCTTTACGACCGCTTCTGGTCGACGGTGCGGGCCGGCGTCATCAACTGGAACAAGCCGACCAACGGCGCGCCCTCGTCCGCCCCGTTCGGCGGCATCGGCCTCTCCGGCAACCACCGCCCAAGCGCTTATTATGCCGCCGATTATTGCGCCTATCCGGTGACCAGTTCGGAGGCGGAGGCGGCACGCGCGACGATCGGCGTGGGGCTGGCCGATCCGGCGTCAGCGGCGGCGAACAATCTGGAAGGCTAA
- a CDS encoding prolyl oligopeptidase family serine peptidase — protein sequence MQLAARLLAGFVVLTGAASMGAAQPQGAVSAAGQPAADDPYTWLETDSDRAMAWVRNENQRTLGALQADPRYQTMVDHALTILQARDRIPGVQFRPDGLYNFWQDADHVQGLLRRTTLASYRTEDPQWETVLDVDALSRAEHVNWVYHGMQCLPPEMRRCLVSLSNGGRDADVVREFDTVEKRFVDGGFNLPESKQDVTWVDADTILVARDWGPGTMTDSSYPFVIKRLRRGQSIDQAEEVFRGTREDVSAAPFVLWDNDGRSHGVLVRRGLDFFHSQITLLRDGGNVVLNIPQKSNFVGIVSGRLLLQLSEPWDAAPGLHFATDSLVSYDLAEWERDPNAARPSLVWAPGPRQTLDGASTTHGKLIISILDNVRGRAFAMDYANGAWRTTPIALPANATIQIATTADRTDQAMFSVTDYLTPTTLWYYDGAGQLEQIKSTPPRFDASNEVVEQFEATSRDGTRIPYFIIHRRDMPLDGSTPTLLNGYGGYQVSMVPSYSATMGRLWLEQGNSFVVANLRGGGEFGPDWHEAAQGRTKQRTWDDYQAVAEDLIRRRFTSPRRLGVIGGSQGGLLVGTAITQRPDLFHAAIIQVPLFDMLRFHLLGAGASWIGEYGDPRIPEQRAWIEAYSPYQHLRAGVTYPMPFIETSTADDRVTPFHGRKAAARLAELHQPYYYYENVEGGHAAAANLQETARRLALEYTYASQRLVD from the coding sequence ATGCAATTGGCAGCGCGGCTTCTGGCCGGATTCGTCGTCTTGACCGGGGCGGCATCCATGGGGGCGGCGCAGCCGCAAGGCGCGGTGTCCGCCGCGGGACAGCCGGCCGCGGACGATCCCTATACCTGGCTCGAAACCGATTCGGATCGGGCCATGGCCTGGGTCAGGAACGAGAACCAGCGCACCTTGGGCGCGCTCCAGGCCGATCCGCGCTACCAGACGATGGTCGATCATGCGCTCACCATCCTTCAGGCGCGCGATCGCATTCCGGGCGTCCAGTTCAGGCCCGACGGGCTCTACAATTTCTGGCAGGACGCCGATCATGTGCAGGGCCTGCTGCGCCGCACGACGCTGGCGAGCTACCGCACCGAGGATCCGCAATGGGAAACGGTGCTCGACGTCGATGCGCTCTCCCGCGCGGAGCATGTGAACTGGGTCTATCACGGGATGCAGTGCCTGCCGCCCGAGATGCGGCGCTGCCTCGTGTCGCTGTCCAACGGCGGCCGCGATGCCGATGTGGTGCGCGAGTTCGACACGGTCGAGAAGCGCTTCGTCGACGGTGGCTTCAACCTGCCCGAAAGCAAGCAGGACGTGACCTGGGTCGATGCCGACACGATCCTCGTCGCGCGCGACTGGGGCCCCGGCACGATGACCGATTCGAGCTACCCGTTCGTCATCAAGCGGCTGCGGCGCGGGCAGAGCATCGACCAAGCGGAGGAGGTCTTCCGCGGCACCCGCGAGGACGTGAGCGCGGCGCCGTTCGTGCTGTGGGACAATGACGGCCGCTCGCACGGCGTTCTGGTCCGCCGCGGGCTCGATTTCTTCCACAGCCAGATCACGCTGCTTCGCGACGGCGGCAATGTGGTCCTCAACATTCCGCAGAAGTCGAACTTCGTCGGCATCGTCAGCGGCCGGCTGCTGCTCCAGTTGTCCGAACCCTGGGATGCCGCGCCGGGCCTGCATTTCGCGACCGATTCGCTGGTTTCCTACGACCTCGCCGAATGGGAACGCGATCCCAATGCGGCGCGGCCGAGCCTGGTGTGGGCGCCGGGACCGCGCCAGACGCTCGACGGCGCATCGACGACGCACGGCAAGCTCATCATCTCGATCCTCGACAATGTCCGCGGACGCGCCTTTGCGATGGATTATGCGAACGGGGCCTGGCGGACGACGCCGATCGCGCTGCCGGCCAATGCGACGATCCAGATCGCGACCACGGCCGACCGGACCGATCAGGCGATGTTCAGCGTCACGGATTATCTGACGCCGACGACCTTGTGGTATTATGACGGCGCCGGGCAGCTCGAGCAGATCAAGTCCACCCCGCCGCGCTTCGATGCCTCCAACGAGGTGGTCGAGCAGTTCGAGGCGACCTCGCGCGACGGCACGCGCATTCCCTATTTCATCATCCATCGCCGCGACATGCCGCTCGACGGTTCGACGCCGACCCTGCTCAACGGCTATGGCGGTTATCAGGTCAGCATGGTGCCAAGCTACAGCGCGACGATGGGCCGGCTGTGGCTCGAACAGGGCAACAGCTTCGTCGTCGCGAACCTGCGCGGCGGCGGCGAGTTCGGGCCCGACTGGCACGAAGCGGCGCAGGGACGGACCAAGCAGCGCACCTGGGACGATTATCAGGCGGTCGCCGAGGATCTGATCCGCCGCCGCTTCACCTCGCCGCGCCGGCTCGGCGTGATCGGCGGGAGCCAGGGCGGTCTCCTGGTCGGCACCGCGATCACCCAGCGGCCGGACCTGTTCCACGCCGCGATCATCCAGGTGCCTTTGTTCGACATGCTTCGCTTCCACCTGCTCGGCGCCGGGGCATCGTGGATCGGCGAATATGGCGATCCGCGCATTCCCGAGCAGCGCGCCTGGATCGAAGCCTATTCGCCCTACCAGCATCTGCGGGCCGGCGTGACCTATCCGATGCCGTTCATCGAGACCTCGACCGCGGACGACCGGGTGACCCCGTTCCACGGCCGCAAGGCGGCGGCTCGCCTCGCCGAGCTGCACCAGCCTTATTATTATTACGAGAATGTCGAAGGCGGCCACGCCGCGGCGGCGAATCTCCAGGAGACGGCGCGGCGGCTGGCGCTCGAATATACCTACGCAAGCCAGCGTCTGGTGGATTGA
- the dcd gene encoding dCTP deaminase: MSILSDRWIREKARSEGMIEPFVEAQRREGCISYGLSSYGYDARVADEFKIFTNVDNAVVDPKDFAANSFVDRKTDCCIIPPNSFALARTVEYFRIPRDVLVICLGKSTYARCGIIVNVTPLEPGWEGHVTLEFSNTTPLPAKVYANEGACQFLFLQGNEPCETSYADRAGKYMGQRGVTLPKL, from the coding sequence ATGTCGATCCTGTCCGACCGCTGGATCCGCGAGAAGGCGCGTTCGGAGGGCATGATCGAGCCCTTCGTGGAGGCGCAGCGGCGCGAGGGCTGCATCAGCTACGGCCTCTCCTCCTACGGCTATGACGCGCGCGTCGCCGACGAGTTCAAGATCTTCACCAATGTCGACAATGCGGTGGTCGACCCGAAGGATTTCGCCGCCAACAGCTTCGTCGACCGCAAGACCGATTGCTGCATCATCCCGCCCAACAGCTTCGCGCTGGCGCGAACGGTGGAATATTTCCGGATCCCGCGCGACGTGCTGGTGATCTGCCTCGGCAAGTCCACCTATGCGCGCTGCGGCATCATCGTGAACGTGACCCCGCTCGAGCCCGGCTGGGAGGGCCATGTGACGCTGGAGTTCAGCAACACGACGCCGCTTCCCGCCAAGGTCTATGCGAACGAGGGCGCCTGCCAGTTCCTCTTCCTCCAGGGCAACGAGCCCTGCGAGACGAGCTATGCCGACCGCGCCGGCAAATATATGGGCCAGCGCGGTGTCACCCTGCCGAAGCTCTAG
- a CDS encoding protein adenylyltransferase SelO family protein encodes MTRRAQAEPGYRADPAILSLGPDFYDSVAPADFPQAILRFRNDRAAAQVGLAELDDQAWVRHFARFEPLPDNLGAPLALRYHGHQFRVYNPDIGDGRGFLFAQLRDDRGRLLDLGTKGSGQTPYSRFGDGRLTLKGAVRELLATEMLEALGVETSRTFSLIETGEALERGDEPSPTRSAVLVRLSHGHIRIGTFQRLAALDQGDNIAKLAAYCLANFFGDTAAGEDAPQRLLAHATAGTARLAASYIAAGFVHGVLNSDNINITAESFDYGPWRWTPYWDGGFTAAYFDHAGLYAFARQPEAVHWDLVQLAIALRKVAEAEVLTPVLERFPQLFREALRDAVFARLAIVPGDLEEDMALVAAIEETLGRQTVTIDRFFFDWRGGSLRGPSDLYGDFDAVRDLIGRRIAAPGALDHPYWSDAGPCSMHIEEVEAIWSRIDEADDWSALHAKVAAVRRMGEALEKSRRGAKKDT; translated from the coding sequence ATGACACGCCGCGCGCAAGCCGAGCCAGGCTATCGGGCGGATCCGGCGATCCTGTCGCTGGGACCGGATTTCTACGATTCCGTCGCGCCGGCCGATTTCCCGCAGGCGATCCTGCGCTTCCGCAACGATCGCGCCGCCGCCCAGGTCGGGCTCGCCGAATTGGACGATCAGGCCTGGGTCCGTCACTTCGCCCGGTTCGAGCCGCTTCCCGACAATCTCGGGGCGCCGCTCGCCCTGCGCTATCATGGCCACCAGTTCCGCGTGTACAATCCGGACATCGGGGACGGCCGCGGCTTCCTATTCGCGCAGCTGCGTGACGATCGCGGCCGCCTGCTCGATCTCGGCACCAAGGGATCGGGACAGACGCCCTACAGCCGCTTCGGCGATGGACGACTGACGCTGAAGGGCGCCGTGCGCGAGCTGCTCGCGACCGAGATGCTCGAAGCGCTGGGGGTGGAGACCAGCCGCACCTTCTCGCTGATCGAGACCGGGGAGGCGCTCGAGCGCGGCGACGAGCCCTCCCCCACCCGCTCCGCCGTGCTCGTCCGCCTCAGCCACGGCCATATCCGCATCGGCACCTTCCAGCGCCTCGCCGCGCTCGACCAGGGCGACAATATCGCGAAGCTCGCCGCCTACTGCCTCGCCAACTTCTTCGGCGACACGGCGGCGGGAGAAGACGCGCCGCAGCGCTTGCTCGCGCATGCCACGGCCGGCACGGCGCGGCTCGCGGCCTCCTACATCGCGGCCGGTTTCGTCCACGGCGTGCTCAATTCCGACAATATCAACATCACCGCGGAGAGCTTCGATTACGGTCCGTGGCGCTGGACGCCTTATTGGGACGGCGGCTTCACCGCGGCCTATTTCGACCATGCCGGCCTCTATGCCTTCGCGCGCCAGCCCGAGGCGGTCCACTGGGATCTCGTCCAGCTCGCCATCGCGCTTCGCAAGGTCGCCGAGGCGGAGGTGCTGACCCCGGTGCTCGAACGATTCCCGCAGCTCTTCCGCGAAGCCCTGCGCGATGCGGTCTTCGCCCGCCTCGCCATCGTCCCGGGCGATCTGGAGGAGGACATGGCGCTGGTCGCCGCGATCGAGGAGACGCTGGGCCGCCAGACCGTCACCATCGACCGCTTCTTCTTCGATTGGCGCGGCGGATCGCTGCGCGGGCCGAGCGATCTTTATGGCGATTTCGACGCGGTGCGGGACCTGATCGGTCGCCGGATCGCCGCGCCGGGCGCGCTCGATCATCCTTATTGGTCCGACGCCGGGCCCTGTTCGATGCATATCGAGGAGGTCGAGGCGATCTGGTCGCGGATCGACGAAGCGGATGACTGGTCGGCGCTCCACGCCAAGGTCGCGGCGGTGCGCCGGATGGGCGAAGCGCTTGAAAAATCCCGGCGGGGGGCCAAGAAAGACACATGA
- a CDS encoding UPF0262 family protein, translating into MADPRIIDIQLDERSILKRNPDIEQERRIAIFDLLEANHFDVPGRDGPFRIALAVEEARLAIRVADREGAPLETIRVGLARLRRPIRDYFQICESYFRAVRTNGAKGIEAIDMARRGLHNDAAETLKDCLAGKVDVDFDTARRLFTLICVLHIRASTSVVDSGAAGPASIAG; encoded by the coding sequence ATGGCCGATCCGCGCATCATCGACATCCAGCTCGACGAGCGGTCGATCCTGAAGCGCAATCCGGACATCGAGCAGGAGCGGCGGATCGCGATCTTCGATCTGCTCGAGGCCAATCATTTCGACGTTCCGGGCCGCGATGGCCCCTTCCGCATCGCGCTTGCGGTCGAGGAGGCGCGGCTCGCGATTCGAGTCGCCGACCGGGAAGGCGCGCCGCTCGAGACGATCCGCGTCGGTCTCGCGCGCCTGCGCCGGCCGATTCGCGATTATTTCCAGATCTGCGAATCCTATTTCCGCGCGGTGAGGACGAACGGCGCCAAGGGGATCGAGGCGATCGACATGGCGCGGCGCGGCCTCCACAACGACGCCGCCGAGACGCTGAAGGACTGCCTTGCCGGCAAGGTGGATGTCGATTTCGATACCGCGCGGCGGCTTTTCACCCTGATCTGCGTCCTCCACATCCGGGCATCGACGTCGGTGGTTGACTCGGGCGCCGCCGGCCCCGCATCCATCGCGGGATGA
- a CDS encoding M20/M25/M40 family metallo-hydrolase produces the protein MRKQLAPIAALFLAIPAAAQNAPPPAPSLREIVDQVSQERLHATVERLVAFGTRHTLSVRDNPTRGIGAALNWAESEFRRHSQACGGCLEIVRPSDTVTNARIPTPSLVEDVVAIQRGTTDPTRVIVITGHIDSRVTDVMNTTADAPGANDDGSGTAAVLEAARVLSRYRFPATIVYAAVTGEEQGLNGSTILAQYAKDHHWRVEADFNNDIIGNSCGADGVCDDSHVRVLSEGVRADATPELIAAQRSRGGFNDSPSRNLSRFVADIADEIAVGLDVRQIWRTDRFGRGGDHIPFQRLGYPAIRFSVAVENYNWQHQDLRTENGIAYGDTIDHMDFAYLRKVTQLNIAAIAALARAPMPPEPVVEGAVSTDTTLTWPIVPGAVDYIVRWRRTDASNWEQSTRHSQTPGQIMATSWIGNTPSGQLIGGTSDMGVILHHIRVDDWVFGVSAVAADGSESPVASAVPGGAFEPWVNPPARQPR, from the coding sequence ATGAGAAAGCAGCTCGCCCCGATCGCCGCCCTTTTTCTCGCCATCCCCGCCGCCGCGCAGAACGCGCCGCCGCCCGCGCCGAGCCTGCGCGAGATCGTCGACCAGGTGTCGCAGGAGCGGCTGCACGCAACCGTCGAGCGGCTCGTCGCCTTCGGCACGCGCCACACCTTGTCGGTGCGCGACAATCCGACGCGCGGCATCGGCGCGGCGCTCAACTGGGCGGAAAGCGAGTTCCGCCGTCATAGCCAGGCCTGCGGCGGCTGCCTCGAGATCGTCCGACCCTCGGATACCGTCACCAATGCGCGCATCCCGACGCCGAGCCTGGTGGAGGACGTGGTCGCCATCCAGCGCGGCACCACCGATCCAACCCGCGTCATCGTCATCACCGGCCATATCGACAGCCGCGTCACCGACGTGATGAACACCACCGCCGACGCGCCGGGGGCCAATGACGACGGCTCGGGCACCGCCGCGGTGCTGGAGGCGGCGCGGGTGCTCTCGCGCTATCGCTTCCCGGCGACGATCGTCTACGCGGCGGTCACCGGCGAGGAGCAGGGCCTCAACGGCAGCACGATCCTGGCGCAATATGCGAAGGATCATCACTGGCGGGTCGAGGCCGATTTCAACAACGACATTATCGGCAACAGCTGCGGCGCCGACGGCGTCTGCGACGATTCCCACGTCCGCGTCCTCTCCGAAGGGGTGCGCGCCGACGCGACGCCGGAGTTGATCGCCGCCCAGCGCAGCCGCGGCGGCTTCAACGATTCGCCCTCGCGCAACCTCTCGCGCTTCGTCGCCGATATCGCCGACGAGATCGCGGTCGGCCTCGACGTGCGCCAGATCTGGCGCACCGACCGCTTCGGGCGCGGCGGCGATCATATCCCGTTCCAGCGCCTCGGCTATCCCGCGATCCGCTTCTCGGTCGCGGTCGAGAATTACAACTGGCAGCACCAGGATTTGAGGACCGAGAACGGTATCGCCTACGGCGACACGATCGATCACATGGACTTCGCCTATCTGCGCAAGGTGACGCAGCTCAACATCGCCGCCATCGCGGCGCTCGCCCGCGCGCCGATGCCGCCGGAACCCGTGGTGGAGGGAGCGGTTTCGACGGATACGACCCTGACATGGCCCATCGTTCCGGGCGCGGTCGACTATATCGTTCGATGGCGCCGAACGGATGCGAGCAATTGGGAACAGAGCACCCGTCATTCGCAGACCCCCGGGCAGATCATGGCGACCTCATGGATCGGCAATACGCCATCCGGGCAACTTATCGGAGGAACATCGGACATGGGAGTGATCCTCCACCACATCCGCGTCGACGACTGGGTGTTCGGCGTCTCGGCGGTCGCGGCGGACGGGTCGGAGAGCCCGGTCGCCTCCGCGGTGCCGGGCGGGGCCTTCGAGCCGTGGGTGAATCCGCCGGCGCGGCAGCCGCGATGA